A stretch of the Bombyx mori chromosome 14, ASM3026992v2 genome encodes the following:
- the LOC101744898 gene encoding tetratricopeptide repeat protein 5: MSESEVEADIIENVAEVLDNLSKELEELYRFRNLFFENQPISMAAEKNKQVEEKKNLLLEKFESIDDAQIPSASRAQFLYLKGRCYNISPTYDARATHCLSKAVKWNPHMVDAWNELGECYWKNMNVKEAKASFEAALKHERNRLSLRCLSIILRQEGGDRKRPDSTNAIGTSVELAKEAVSQDTKDGISWTVLGNALLCQFFMVSQDPAILKLCMTAYRQAWADPVAKGQPDLYYNKAIALKYDEIYDEALENFEYACRLDPPWEPPQLELQKLKQYLNETNELVRTKGKIKVKKLTQMVQSIDEKMLGIYSPEGLHTFGGRRNVTLELCRLEDLHEGLNEGKVILGRVVGSIHNENAVPFSFAIVGQGMQCACVTVYNWASGRGAIIGDCVTIPEPLLTVHKHASELASYEFKSIRVNNPTLLLVNGRRVGREQYASTRVTSTYELH; this comes from the exons ATGTCGGAATCAGAAGTGGAAGCTGATATAATAGAAAATGTTGCAGAAGTCCTGGATAATCTATCG AAAGAACTAGAAGAATTGTATAGGTTTCGAAACTTGTTTTTTGAAAATCAACCAATTAGTATGGCTGCAGAAAAAAATAAGCAAGTTGAGGAAAAGAAAAATCTACTCCTAGAAAAGTTTGAATCCATAGATG ATGCACAAATACCATCAGCATCGAGAGCCCAGTTCTTGTACCTTAAAGGACGTTGCTATAATATTAGTCCAACATATGATGCAAGAGCTACACATTGTCTCAGCAAAGCAGTAAAGTGGAATCCTCACATGGTGGATGCTTGGAATGAACTTGGCGAATGTTATTGGAAGAATATGAATGTTAAAGAGGCTAAAGCCAGCTTCGAAGCTGCTTTGAAACAT gAAAGGAATCGACTCTCACTACGTTGTCTGTCAATCATTTTGAGACAAGAAGGTGGTGACAGAAAACGTCCTGATTCCACCAATGCGATTGGCACAAGTGTTGAACTTGCAAAAGAGGCTGTATCTCAGGACACAAAAGACGGTATCTCATGGACAGTATTAGGGAATGCTTTATTATGCCAGTTCTTTATGGTCTCCCAAGATCCAGCAATTCTGAAATTATGCATGACAGCATATAGGCAAGCCTGGGCTGATCCTGTTGCTAAGGGGCAGCCGGATTTATACTACAATAAGGCTATT GCCTTGAAATATGACGAAATATACGATGAAGCATTAGAAAACTTTGAATATGCGTGTCGTTTGGATCCCCCGTGGGAACCACCGCAGTTGGAACTCCAAaagttaaaacaatatttaaacgaAACAAATGAATTAGTACGAACTAAAGGAAAGATTAAAGTTAAGAAACTGACACAGATGGTACAG tcGATAGACGAGAAGATGCTAGGAATATACAGCCCAGAAGGTTTGCACACATTCGGTGGTCGTCGCAACGTGACCCTAGAGCTGTGTCGGTTGGAAGATTTGCACGAGGGACTCAATGAAGGAAAAGTCATATTAGGAAGAGTCGTTGGCTCCATTCACAATGAAAATGCTGTGCCTTT TTCGTTCGCAATCGTTGGTCAGGGCATGCAGTGCGCCTGCGTCACCGTCTACAACTGGGCCTCGGGTCGGGGAGCCATCATTGGAGACTGCGTGACTATACCGGAACCACTACTGACCGTACACAAACACGCATCCGAATTGGCC AGCTACGAGTTCAAGTCGATCCGCGTCAACAACCCGACGCTGCTGCTGGTGAACGGCAGGCGCGTCGGCCGCGAGCAGTACGCGAGCACGCGCGTCACCAGCACCTACGAGCTGCACTGA